AGTGGAATTGCAAATCCCAGCTAGCGCAGCATCCACTTATTCTGCATGCATGTCGACGTGGAAGGCATCACCTCCTCCCTCTACGTATATCTAGgtatacatgcatgcatatcattatataTTAGTTCTAGCTTAGCAAATAAATTAAACACCTAAGTAAGCAGGTTTCATATGCTCTACAACATATGTGAACATATACAGATAATATATTACCTTATTTTGGACGTCCGTAAACAATTAAATACGTTAAAGCAGCTTAATTAGACTTTGCTTTTGATTATGGACTTTAAactttattattattttctaaaaaaatatgcatACATATATGCTATGGATTATGAATGAGGGGTTTGTTTGGTCAATGTAAGGAGGGCCAAAAGTAGTGGAGTAGCGAGAATGGCCAGTAAGGTATCAACAAGCTGCTACCAACTATATAGTTAATAAGAAACCAGAAAGTTGTATAGATGCAGCACCACCAATTCAAAATATGCAAGTCAAGAATCTACCAAGAAAGCAGCACGCAATACCTAGTAGAGGTCATATATATTGGTGAATCAATTCCTATCAGCCAATATAATTGAACCAAGgacgcagcagcagctagccgcAGCGTCGCCGCCGATGGAGAAGAAGACATGCCCCGTGCACCTCCCGCGGGCAGCTCATGATTCTGCCCGGCAGCTGCTTGTGGGCCGCTGGCGCTCCTCCCTGGCGTcgggcctccgcgccgccctggCCTGCATCATCGTGGGCCTCGTCTCCCTCtacgcgccgcccgccgtccgccgccacaTCACCTTCCCGGCCTTCTCCTACGTCGTCACCGTCATCATCGTCACCGACGCCACCCTCGGCACGGCCCTGCGCGGCGCCGTCAGCGCGCTCCAGGCCACCCTCATGGGCGCCGCGCCCTCCGTGCTGGCGCTCTGGCTCGCACACcgcaccggcgccgccgagtCCGTGCTCGCCACGTCGGCCGTCGTGGCGCTCACGACCTTCGCGGTGGCGCTGCCGGAGTCGGTGGACCCCGTGGCCAAGCGGATCGCGCTGGGgcagatcatcatcatctacgtGGCCAGGTTCCACAAGGGGGACCACCCCACCCGCTCCTTTGCTGTGCTGCACCCGGCCAACGTGGTAGCGTGCACGGCGCTCGGGGTGGCAGCGGCGCTGCTGGCCGTGCTGCTGCCATGGCCGAGGCTGGCCACGGGGGAGGCCACCGACAAGGCAAGGGCGTACAGGGGGCTCGCGGCGGAGAGGGTCAGGGTCATGGTCGACGCCGCCATCATATTCATCGGCGGTGGGGAGGCGGCAGCGTGCACCCGCCAGCGGCGATGGCAGATGGCGGCGTGCATCTCGGAGGCCAACCGCCTGGCATCGGCGAGCGCCGCACTCCTCCGCCGCATGAACGCCATCAAGGAGGATGTGcagtgggagcgacgacgagcAATAGCAGTGGATTACGACGGGGTGGAGACGCCACTCACGGGAATGCAGATGGCGCTCAGTATGATGGTGATCGACGGAACAACTAACGACAGCAAGTGCAATAacctgctgcaactgcaagagcATCATGCCGGCATCATGGCCATGAGGGACCACATACGCCTCGCCCTCCTCACGACGCCTGCCAACAAGCAGACTGCAAGCTTCGCCTCGAAGCCACCCTACTTGCCATTGCAGACGCAGCAGGATCCTTGCTGGCTGTTCCTCTTCTCGCTCTACCAGCTCCGAGGAGCAGCGGGCGGCTTGTTGCTCGCAAGTGATAATGGCGATGCCAACGCCAACAAGAAGATCGCGCCGGCAGCcgaccatggccatggccaccaGCACAAGAGCAGAGCAGACGAACAAGAGAAGACGGCCACCAAAGGCAACAAGAAGCTCGTGGCTGCTGCCAAGTGCGGCTTCTCGCTGGGCCTTGCCGTCCTGCTGGGCCTGCTCTTCAACAACGACCACGGCTTCTGGTCGGGCCTGATCGTGGCCACCACCATCTCCACGAGCCGCGACTCCACCTGGGCCGtagcggccgcgcgcgcccacgGCACGGCCCTGGGCTCCGTCTACGGCGCGGTGGGCTGCCTGCTCATCTCGCAGCAGCAGCTGAGTGGCATGATGGACCTGCGGCTCCTGGCGCTGGTCCCCTGGATGGTGGTCGCCACCTTCCTCAAGCGCAGCCGCGCCTacggccccgccggcggcgtgtCGGCCGCGCTttccgtcgtcatcatcatggGCCGCCGCTACGACGAGACTCCCATGGCATTCACCGTCGCGCGCCTCGTTGAGACCTTCGTAGGAATCTCCTGCACCGTCATGGCGGACATCCTCTTTCAGCCAGGAGCGAGGCCGTCGGCGAAGGCGAGGGAACACCTCACCCGATGCATCGCCACCACGCTTCTTGCAGCCAGCTCTGCTGATGGCCCATCATCACAATCACAAGTGATCAGCAAGAGCCTGGCCCTGCTCAGGAGAcacgcggcggaggccggcggcgagccctcCTACCTGTGGCTGCCGCGGTTCCCGGCGGCCTGCTACGAGAGGATCCAGGGCAGCCTCGGCAGGATGGCGCGGCTGCTGCATCTCTACCGCCAGGCAcgcgtggcggcgggcgtggaggCTGATGAGGACATGATGAGGATCCACCGGTGTTTCAGCAGCATCGTCTCCACCTCCCTCAGGCACTGCCTCCGCATGCTGTCGTCATCACCACCACCTGCTGATCATCCTCACCATCATCAGGATGTCATCATCAAGGACGACGACCTTGAGGCTGGGGatgactcctcctcctcctcctcctgctgctgctgcaacaaggaggaggaggacgaccagcAAGAGGCAACGACCCCGGGGGAGGTGGTGGGCGCCTTCCTAGCGCACGCagcagaggcggcggcagcgttgCTGGACCTGGACGATGACGACGCCGGCGAAGCCGAAGCAGAGGGGGACGACAGGGGGCTGCTGGTCTGCTGCCTGGGCTCCATGGGCCTCTGCATGGGAGAGATCATCAGGGAGGCCCAGCGGCTGGAGGCGCACATCATCGACCTCAACAACCTGCAACCTCACTGACTGATATGAGTGATCATGTTCATGAGTAGAATCAATCATCATTCTTCCAGACTAGTCAAACCAGCATATTATTATCCTCATGTAACAAAGGTGGTGTCAGGAATACTTCTGAATTCCGGTGGATAAGATGAGCTTTTAGAAGATTTTATTGATTCCGTGTAGTTTGCTTTCTCAGAACCAGCAAAATGGCATGGCAAAATGGAGtataaacataaactaattacaaaaactaattgcatagatggagactaattcgtgagcgtgattagtccataatttgataatgtgatgcaaAATTCGAAGAATCATTCCCCAACCTAATCAGCATCCTGTAACATCAAGCCGGCCGGATTCCCCAATAATGCTGGGTTATATTTGCTCACCATGTTCATACGATCTAGTTGGGCCGTGCAGTGGGCAAAGAGCCCAAGACCAATACGGCCCAACTTCCATAATCATCGTCCCAGCTCGGGCGTAGGGGTCAAGCAAGCCGTTCCTGACCCGACGGCAAATCCCGACCGCCAAACCCAAGCCCCTTCTCCCCGGCGGCCTCCGGCCTCCGCTTCGCCGCGCTCCGGAAGGTAAGCGAGctcgctcctcctctccttcccgcgccgcctcgccagCTTCTTCGGTTCCCGTCTGCTGCGCGCGTAGATCCCGGTTCACGGGCGGTGGGGTGTCTCGGGTATTCGTTGGAAACCCTAGGGTTGTGTAGCACGAGGTCGTATCTCCCACTGCGTCTAGCCTCCCTGCGCGAAACCCTcgtccacggccgccgccacgcatcacccacgccgccgccatgccaattccggcctcctccacgaccggtggcggcggtccAAGCTCTCCAAGAAGCAGGACGAATCATATGCGAACCCGGCGGCCGAGCTCTCCAAGAATACGGCAAGGCTTAGGTATGGCGGCCTTTCTCCCACCCTCCTCTAGTTTGATAGGCCCGATGGTTGGGACTCATGCTTAGGTTGAATTTTGTGTAGATCTGATAGGTTCTGCTGCTTAGATTGTGGTGCTCGTGCGATTTGTGGGGGATTCTAGGTCCTAGATCTGGGAATTGCAGTGGTGCTTTTGGGCTGTTCGTAGATGAGGCTGTTCTCATGATTTGCgtgttctgctgctgctgctgctactaagCATGCATGCTTGCACTTCTTGCCACCTCAGATGAGCTCCTGCAACAATGAAAAGGAACATAGTTCTAGTCTTCTGGACTAGCACTAGCACTAGATGTACAAACTGTTAAACACCACTGAACATGAACATTTTTTCATCAGGTACAAGTCTCTCAATTCCACATCAGGATCTCAGTCAAGGTGCTGCTGCATTCCTATAAAGGTATGTTTCTGCAACTAGCTAACTATGTTCCTGCACTGTACTCAACTGGTGTTATGAGTAATACCTTGCTTAGTTGCTAGGATAGTGTCATTCTTTTGGTTGTGAAGTTATGGTTCTCTAACCAAATTGAAGGAATGCTGCATTAAATTAGTTCTTGCTTTGGCATAATCTGAAATGTGCTATTATGTGTGATGACAGTTTGATTTTCCTCACTCTTCTTTGTTAGACACTACAAGTACCCTTGGTTGTTCTAACTTTCAAGAAATAGCCAGTTGTGCATATATAAACGAGAAgagagcacgccgccgccgccgccgccgcctccggtgatcGAGGGGTGAGAAGAAgcatcatcaacatcatcagctcagcagcagccatgTTCGGCTCCACCAACCGTAAGCACCCCCGCCTTCCTCCCTCTCATCATCCCCTCCTATTCTCGTCGATTCCATCACATTGGTTGGATTCTGTCGGCTTGCTTTGCTCCTTCGCTTTTAAATCCTCTATATTCTCCTAGCATATGTACGTATTGCTTGCTCTATTGCGCATTCCACTCATCTCTGGTGGGTTGATGGATGCCTGCCCGCGCTAGGGTTTGGCTTGCTGCCCCGATTCCGATCAGGTAGTATCTTGGGTGGTTTGCAGTGCGTACTTGCAACGATCCATGTAAATTCCTAAGCTAATCCTTCCACTACTTCTACTTATACTGTGCTAAATATGGAACCGGATTTCGTCCACACCggattctccttttccttctttcttcagtGTATAAGCAAACAAATGGACCTTGCAAACAAGCCAATGCCTCAATGCTAgtccttttttttgttattaaTGTTAAAGCTTGTTCATACAATGCAATACCTTACATGTGGTTAGAGAGTATATTTTTTGCAATGTTGTACCTCATGATTGTTTATCTTCTCATCTCTCATGTGTGCTATCTTCATTGCAGCATTTGGGCAGTCATCCACCAGCCCATTTGGACAGAACTCATTCGGAACCCAGCAGGGATTCGGCCAGGCTACACCTGCTGCTAACAACCCCTTTGCGCCAAAACCGTTTGGCAGCCCAACCACAGCTTTCGGGGCACAGACTGGAGGCTCGCCTTTTGGCACTGCATCCACTGGTGCCTTTGGCCAGCAGCAGTCCACTCCCACATTTGGCACTACATCCACTGGTGCCTTTGGTCAGCAGCAATCCACTCCCACGTTTGGCACCCCGTCCTCCTCTCCATTCGGGAGCACTCCGGCGTTCGGTGCATCGCCTGCCCCTGCCTTTGGCTCCTCATCCTCTACCTTTGGCTCTGGTATGTATTATGCATTCGCTGATTGTCTCCATTCGTGCGGAGTCACCGTGCTTATTTTCCTACATTTTCAAAGCTATAAAGCCCTTACACTGGAAACATCACCTTCCATTATTGTGGTGTTTCCCATGCCTCGCAAGAATtctttattttgtttcattagTTTCTGATACTGCATTCAACAATTTTTCTAGATAGCTATTCAAGCTAAATTATGTCAATTCATAGATATGTTATTCTTTAGATCAACAGTGCTGCATATATGATGTCTTTGTCACGCTTGGCTCTCCTCATGTTGTAGGATCTTTATTCGGACAAAAGCAAAGTTTTGGGGGTTTTGGATCATCACCTAGCCAGTCAAGTCCTTTTGGTAGCACGTTCCAGCAAACACAACCGACATTTGGCAGCAGCACTTTTGGCGCATCAACTACGCCGGCATTCGGTACCACAACTACGCCGGCATTTGGTGCAACCGCGCCAGCCTTTGGAACGAGTACACCGGCCTTTGGCACCGCAACTACCCCAGCATTTGGTTCGACATCAACATCAACATCTTTATTTGGTGCTTCTAGCACCCCGGCGTTTGGTTCATCTACTCCTGGTTTTGGAACTTCAGGGAGCACAGCATTTGGTGTGGGTGGTACTGCTCCAGGTTTTGGATCTTCGAGCACACCTTCATTCGGCACATCAACCAATGCATTCAGTTTTGGTTCTTCACCATCTTTTGCACAAACAGCAGTTTCCTCTGGTAGTTCTCCCTTTGGAACAACATCACCTTTTGGTGCGCAGACTCCAGCATTTGGTAGGTTTTCCCATTGGATATTCGTGTTGTTTCTTAGCTGTAATATATGATCAATCAATTGTTGTCTTTGATTCCATATGATGTAGCAATCGAGAATTTACTGATTATATGGTCTTTTATGACTTCAGCAGTCCTATTCGACTGCAGATCTTTCTTTTTCACTGTTTTTACTCTGGTCATGTCATCTTTTATCCTTCTTATCAATTGTTTGTCCACTTTGACTTTCAGGCTCacagacagcagcagcagcttttgGGCAAGCACAATTTGGTAATCAAGCTGGAGGAACCAGAATAAAACCTTATGCTCAAACACCAGATGTTGACGGTGCTACCAGTGCTACTCAACCTGCTGCAAAACTTGATTCCATATCTGCGATGCCTGAATACAAAGACAAGAGTCATGAAGAATTGAGGTGGGAAGACTACCAGCGTGGAGACAAGGGTGAGGAATGATTTGAGAATTgaggattttattttatttgcaaACCTTCTTCTAAACCATATCTTTAATTCCATGTATTCTTTTAGGATGCTTGTTTTTGTATGAACTGTAGTAaccaagtactccctccgtttggAATTAATGGAATTAATAAGCATATTAGGATTTTAAAAGTCAAACTTCATAAGTTTATTAGTCAAATTACGTGCATGCTTAGTGCATAGAAGTTATATGAATAAATTTCTATTTCAAAGATCTTTTACTATGACATTGATTTTGTTAATGATAAATTTTTAAGAGAATTTGATGGCCAAAGTATACCGGTAAAATACTTTTTAAAATCCTAATACACCTACTAAAAATGAATGGAGGCAGTAACCGTTTTGCCCTGGCTTATGCTACAGCTTGAAGCCTGAATAGAATCTACTAATGAAACATGCTTCTGTTCAGTACTCCATTTATTAATTGTTTCTTATATTGTTGCTAGATTTGTTTGGTCCATGACTCTATGTAACTTGTTCTTGTAAAATGTGTGTAACATTCTTAATATTTGGACTCGCAGGTGGACCAAACCCTTCTGGAACTCCAGCAGCGGCTCCTATCTTTCCATCATTAAGTACACAACAGAATGCTTTTGCTCCAACAAGCAATGTATTTAACCAGTCTACCCCAAGCGCAATTCCAACAAACAATCCATTTGCTCCTAAGCCTGTTTCAACTAGTGCTTCACCATTCAACTCGTTTAACAGTACAGTTGCAAGTTCGAGCCCATTCGCATCGTCCACTAGTACCACAATGTTCGGACAGACAGGTGTTTCCCCATTTCAAGCAAGTAGCTCACCATCTTTGTTTGCAAATACCACTCCTTTTGCTTCATCATCGTTGTTTGGCACATCAACTACGAATAATCCAAATCCATTCGGCACTGTCTCGTCATTGGCTAACACTCAATCGGCCCCACTATTTCAATCTGCCCCAACATTTGCACAACCATCAAGTACACCAGCTTTCTCCTCTGGAAACCTATTTAGCACACCACCTGGCAGTCTGTTTGGCGGCGGACCTTCACTTTTTTCAACGGTGAGCAtctcttgatttttttctttttccatataattgactatatatttttttttatcatatttagttctttttAATGTCTAACAAGTTCATTTTTGCTTCTTATCAAGCCAACATTTCAGACATCTGCACCTGTTCAAACGCCAAACACATTCTCCTTCCAACCTCCAACTCAACCAGGTCAGTATTTTGTATGCAAATTGTTCACTTCTGTTTATAATCCATATCTTCGAAAACTAATCTGGGCTTCTTAATTTTGCGGAAATGCATGCCTTCATGGATACTGCAGCTTCTACAGGTGGTTTCCCTGGTTTTTCCAACACTGCTAATCAGGCCCTCATTGGACAACAGTATGATCTTTTGCTACTTCTCAATGTGCATGatgttctttttcctttttttaataatttcGTCTTGATGGTTGAAAACACTTATTACATACAATAAGGGGAAGGAATTATGTTGCGATCAGTCTAATGTGGAGATGGATGGCGTAGGCAAAGAAGAAAAGTTCTTGAATGGTTCTTTGAGCAACTAGCTTATATGTGATTACTTGGAACTGCTATATTGTTATTTTATCTGTAGTCTAGGAACATGGTTTTAACTTGGACATAATTACCCTCAGAATTTGCAGATGAGTTTCTGCAACACAAATGACTGTTTTTCTCCTGACGTAATACATTATTTATTTTAACTCAGTGTATCCTGTTGCATTTTGAAACAGATCTCCTAGCCAGTCCAATATGGTCATGCAGCCTGCTCCTATTTCAAATCCATTTGGGACACTTCCAGCAATGCCTCAGATGTCCATTGGGAATGGCGGATCTTCTCCTTCAGTTCAATATGGAATATCAAGTCTGCCGGTTAGTCACCACCCCCCAGCTTTTATAATTGTTTTTGTAGAGCGGATGGAAGCTACA
This portion of the Setaria viridis chromosome 7, Setaria_viridis_v4.0, whole genome shotgun sequence genome encodes:
- the LOC117864964 gene encoding uncharacterized protein; amino-acid sequence: MEKKTCPVHLPRAAHDSARQLLVGRWRSSLASGLRAALACIIVGLVSLYAPPAVRRHITFPAFSYVVTVIIVTDATLGTALRGAVSALQATLMGAAPSVLALWLAHRTGAAESVLATSAVVALTTFAVALPESVDPVAKRIALGQIIIIYVARFHKGDHPTRSFAVLHPANVVACTALGVAAALLAVLLPWPRLATGEATDKARAYRGLAAERVRVMVDAAIIFIGGGEAAACTRQRRWQMAACISEANRLASASAALLRRMNAIKEDVQWERRRAIAVDYDGVETPLTGMQMALSMMVIDGTTNDSKCNNLLQLQEHHAGIMAMRDHIRLALLTTPANKQTASFASKPPYLPLQTQQDPCWLFLFSLYQLRGAAGGLLLASDNGDANANKKIAPAADHGHGHQHKSRADEQEKTATKGNKKLVAAAKCGFSLGLAVLLGLLFNNDHGFWSGLIVATTISTSRDSTWAVAAARAHGTALGSVYGAVGCLLISQQQLSGMMDLRLLALVPWMVVATFLKRSRAYGPAGGVSAALSVVIIMGRRYDETPMAFTVARLVETFVGISCTVMADILFQPGARPSAKAREHLTRCIATTLLAASSADGPSSQSQVISKSLALLRRHAAEAGGEPSYLWLPRFPAACYERIQGSLGRMARLLHLYRQARVAAGVEADEDMMRIHRCFSSIVSTSLRHCLRMLSSSPPPADHPHHHQDVIIKDDDLEAGDDSSSSSSCCCCNKEEEDDQQEATTPGEVVGAFLAHAAEAAAALLDLDDDDAGEAEAEGDDRGLLVCCLGSMGLCMGEIIREAQRLEAHIIDLNNLQPH
- the LOC117863483 gene encoding nuclear pore complex protein NUP98A isoform X1, with product MFGSTNPFGQSSTSPFGQNSFGTQQGFGQATPAANNPFAPKPFGSPTTAFGAQTGGSPFGTASTGAFGQQQSTPTFGTTSTGAFGQQQSTPTFGTPSSSPFGSTPAFGASPAPAFGSSSSTFGSGSLFGQKQSFGGFGSSPSQSSPFGSTFQQTQPTFGSSTFGASTTPAFGTTTTPAFGATAPAFGTSTPAFGTATTPAFGSTSTSTSLFGASSTPAFGSSTPGFGTSGSTAFGVGGTAPGFGSSSTPSFGTSTNAFSFGSSPSFAQTAVSSGSSPFGTTSPFGAQTPAFGSQTAAAAFGQAQFGNQAGGTRIKPYAQTPDVDGATSATQPAAKLDSISAMPEYKDKSHEELRWEDYQRGDKGGPNPSGTPAAAPIFPSLSTQQNAFAPTSNVFNQSTPSAIPTNNPFAPKPVSTSASPFNSFNSTVASSSPFASSTSTTMFGQTGVSPFQASSSPSLFANTTPFASSSLFGTSTTNNPNPFGTVSSLANTQSAPLFQSAPTFAQPSSTPAFSSGNLFSTPPGSLFGGGPSLFSTPTFQTSAPVQTPNTFSFQPPTQPASTGGFPGFSNTANQALIGQQSPSQSNMVMQPAPISNPFGTLPAMPQMSIGNGGSSPSVQYGISSLPVAEKPLPTRTLSMAVPRHLSQRRIKLLPRKYNPISDGKVPFFADDEESPATPKADAFFIPRENPRNLIIRPIEQWPSRSAINRQSVPKDSTDLDKYEDTSTESGRDKTVKSPSSSPLVENGQQHEPSHHGNGKGTSVERLLPKLPQEDYFTEPSLEELAAKERGEPGYCSRVKDFVVGRHGYGSIKFLGETDVRGLDLESIVEFNNREVIVYKDDSKKPPVGEGLNKAAEVTLLNIKCMNKKTGDQYREGPRVERYRDMLMMKAEEQGAEFVSFDAAKGEWKFRVKHFSTYGLW
- the LOC117863483 gene encoding nuclear pore complex protein NUP98A isoform X2, with the protein product MFGSTNPFGQSSTSPFGQNSFGTQQGFGQATPAANNPFAPKPFGSPTTAFGAQTGGSPFGTASTGAFGQQQSTPTFGTTSTGAFGQQQSTPTFGTPSSSPFGSTPAFGASPAPAFGSSSSTFGSGSLFGQKQSFGGFGSSPSQSSPFGSTFQQTQPTFGSSTFGASTTPAFGTTTTPAFGATAPAFGTSTPAFGTATTPAFGSTSTSTSLFGASSTPAFGSSTPGFGTSGSTAFGVGGTAPGFGSSSTPSFGTSTNAFSFGSSPSFAQTAVSSGSSPFGTTSPFGAQTPAFGSQTAAAAFGQAQFGNQAGGTRIKPYAQTPDVDGATSATQPAAKLDSISAMPEYKDKSHEELRWEDYQRGDKGGPNPSGTPAAAPIFPSLSTQQNAFAPTSNVFNQSTPSAIPTNNPFAPKPVSTSASPFNSFNSTVASSSPFASSTSTTMFGQTGVSPFQASSSPSLFANTTPFASSSLFGTSTTNNPNPFGTVSSLANTQSAPLFQSAPTFAQPSSTPAFSSGNLFSTPPGSLFGGGPSLFSTTSAPVQTPNTFSFQPPTQPASTGGFPGFSNTANQALIGQQSPSQSNMVMQPAPISNPFGTLPAMPQMSIGNGGSSPSVQYGISSLPVAEKPLPTRTLSMAVPRHLSQRRIKLLPRKYNPISDGKVPFFADDEESPATPKADAFFIPRENPRNLIIRPIEQWPSRSAINRQSVPKDSTDLDKYEDTSTESGRDKTVKSPSSSPLVENGQQHEPSHHGNGKGTSVERLLPKLPQEDYFTEPSLEELAAKERGEPGYCSRVKDFVVGRHGYGSIKFLGETDVRGLDLESIVEFNNREVIVYKDDSKKPPVGEGLNKAAEVTLLNIKCMNKKTGDQYREGPRVERYRDMLMMKAEEQGAEFVSFDAAKGEWKFRVKHFSTYGLW